The genomic interval GGGCTGCGATGTGGTCCTGCGGGCGTTCCATCCGCTGTCGGTGCCCGCGCTGCACCTGGACGACCGCTCCGCCCGGCACGAGCAGGCCCGCGCGGAGGCCGAGGAGCAGGCCGACGACCTGTGGGCGGACATCCTGGGCTCGCTGCGGGGCAGCGCTCCACGCGCGCGTCTCGTGCTCAACCACCTGAACCCGCTGATCCGGCGGATCAGTTCGTTGAGGGACCGGGACCTGATCGGGACGGCCACGGAGTCGCTCTACGGGCAGGCACTCCTGATGGCGCAGCGACCACTGCGCCCCGCCGATTCGGCACTGCTGAACCGGGCGTTCATCGGCCTCCTGGAGTGGGCCACACACGGGGAGGGCGACCACTGATGACAGGGATCACGGACTTCGACGCGCTGCGCCGGGCGATGGCGGAGAACTCCGAGGAGCCGGAGGGACCGGCCCGCAACGCGCGCGCGGAGCACCTGCTCGCCGAGGCCGAGAAGCTGGACGTCCCGCTCGCGGTGATCGAGGCGCTCGGACATCAGCTGAAGGTCTACAACTACAGCTCCGAGAAGGCCAAGATGTTCGTCCCCTTCGCGCGCCTGCTGCGCATGTGGGACGAACGGCCCGAGGACTTCGACGAGTACGAGGTGCACTCGCTGCACTGGGTCTTCAAGTGGGTGTCGTCCGGGATGCTGGGCCAGCCGCACATCCCACTCGCGTCGATCGAGAAGTGGCTCGGCGAGATGGAGCACCGCTACCGGCTGGCCGGACACTCCGAACGGGCTGTGCGCAGCGCGGAGTTCAGCGTCGCCTCGCACGTCGGCGACCTGGCGCGGGCCGAGCGTGCGTACGCCGCGTGGCTGGCCGCCGACCGCGACACCATGGCCGACTGCCACGCGTGCGAACTGCACACCCAGGGCGAGTGGCAGGTGCAACAGGAGCGGTACGCCGAGGCCCTCGACCTGTGGGAGCCGGTCCTGGAGGGCGAGTTCACCTGCGCCCACGAACCGCACACCGTCCTCGCGTCCTCCCTGACCCCGCTGCTGCGCCTGGGACGGGCCGACGAGGCGCGCGCCCATCACCTGCGCGGTTTCCGTCTCGTACGGCCCATGGAGAGCATGCGGGGCGCCTACGCGGACCATGTGGAGTTCTGCGCGCTGAGCGGCAACGAGGCGCGCGGTCTTGAGCTGCTCGCGGAGCGTCCGGCGTACTTCACGGACTCCGGGAACCCGCGCAGCGGGCTGGACTTCCTGTCGGTGGTGGCCCTGTTGATGGACCGCCTGACCGAGCTGGGCCTCGGCGACCAGCAGGTACCGGGGCCGGCCGGCCGTGCCTGGACGGCACGCGAACTCGCCGCGCACGCACGCGTGGAGACCCTCTCCCTGGCCGCCCGCTTCGACGAGCGCAACGGCACGACCCACGTCGGCGACCAGGCACGCGCGCGCATGGACCAGCAGCCCCTGGTGGAACGGCTCCCCCTGGGAGTGCGTTCGGCGGCCAGGCCGGTCGCGGCACCCGTGCCGACGGCGGCACCCGAGGTCATCCCGGAGAAGGACCTCACCGCGCTCCTCACGGAGGCGCGACGACTGTCGGACACCCTCCAACCGCACGCTGTAGAGGCCTGGTTGGCCGTCTCGCAGGCTTCCGAGGGCGTCGAGCTGTCCGCCCGCGACCGCGCCGAGATCGCCGACCACCAGGCGATGGACCGGGGCCCCGAGGGCATCGCCCTCTTCGACCGCGCGGCCGGACTGTTCGCCGAGGCGGGCGACCCCGGGGAGGCGTGGGCGGCACGCGCGCGTGGAGCGTACGTACGCGCTCTCACGGGCGAGGTCGACGAGGCCTTCGCGGCGATCGCCGAGCCCTACGACGGGGTGCTCGCCCTGTACGCCGAGGACGGCACCGGCGTACGGCAGACGGCGGCCGTGCTGATGAGCCGGGCGCGCATCCTGATGCGCAGGGTCCATGGGGACTCCCCCGACCACAAACCCGACAGCGCGGACCTGGCCGCCGCCGAGGCCGCCGTACGGGAGGTGCTGGCTCTCGTCGAGGGGCGGCCCCTTCCTGGTGACGTGGATGATGTGCGGCTGGCCGCGCGGGGTGCCGAGGGGCAGGCGATGCTGGCCGAACTCGCGGTGCGGGCCGGGGATGTGGAGACGGCCGTACGGCTGTTCTCGAAGGCGTCGACGGCGTTCGTGGTCGCGGGGCTGCCGTGGTTCGCGGTGGAGTACGAGGCCCGGCTGGCCGGGCTCGCCCATCACCTCGGTGACGTCACGGAGGCGGAGCGGGCGCTGCGGGCGGCGCTGGAGCACGGTGGGCCGTATCTGGAGGCCCCTGGGCGGGCGCAGCTGCATCTCCAGCTCGCCGAGGTGCTCGGCGGCCGGGGGCGGTCCGAGGAGGCCGCTGAGCACGCCCTGGAGGCCGCGCACTGGTCCGACGAGGCGGGCGAGGGGCCGACGCTGGGCGCCTGGGCGCGGCACCAGCTCGGTGGCTTCCTGTTGCGCCAGGGCCGGTGGGCCGAGGCGGCAGAGGTGCTGGAGTCGGCGCTGCCCGATCTGAGCGTCGAGACGCACGGCGACGGCGCGATCGTCCAGACGCAGTGGTGGCTCGGTGACTGCCTGAGCGAGCTGGGCGAGCATCGCGCGGCGGCCGAACGGCGGTTGCAGGCGGCCGAGATCGCCCGGCACTGGCCCGAGCAGAACGACCACGCGACGCTCGCCCACCTCGCCGCCGAGTCCCTGGGCCACGCGGAGCTGCCCGCCGAGGCCGACCAGGCGTACGAGCGCGCGGGCGACCTGTGGCGCTCCCTGGGCAACGTGCACGGGCTCGTCCGCTCGCTGCGCGCCCGCGCGTGGCTGGCGTTGCGCGCGGACCGGGCGGACCGGGGCCTGGACCGCGCGCGGGAGTTGATGGCGGGCGCGATCCAGGAGTGCGAGGCCGCGCTGCTCGTGACCGACGACCAGGAGGCACGGCAGCGGCTCACCGGCGAACTCGGCCACACGCACCGGCAGTTCGGCGAGCTGCTGGCCCGTTCCGTCGCCGAGGAGGCCGAGGACACCGCGATCCAGGCCGCGTTCGAGGACGCCCTGACGCAGACCGCGGAGTCGGTCACCGTGTTCGCGGCCCTCGGGGAGGGCGCGGTGCACACCCGCACCGGCGCCGAACTCGCCGCGGGCTGGCTGGAGGCCGACCTCAGCCGCCCCGCCGACGCGGCGGCACGCGCGCGTGGGGTGCTGAAGGCCTACGAGGGTGCCGACGACGGCGACGAGACGGTACGGGCCCGTCGCGCCGAGGCGGAGCAGCTGCTCCAGCTGATGGAGGAACAGACGGAGAAGTAGGGGGAGTTGGGGTGGGGCCGGGGTCCTACTCCACGCCGATGAGCAACAGGGCACCCTGTCGGCCGCCCCGGTACACCACCGTGTCGACCGCGAGGTACGACTCCCGGACGTGGATCTCCAGGATGTCGGCGACGCTCACGGGTGCCTCGTCGCCGAGGACGAGCGTGACCA from Streptomyces sp. NBC_01288 carries:
- a CDS encoding tetratricopeptide repeat protein → MTGITDFDALRRAMAENSEEPEGPARNARAEHLLAEAEKLDVPLAVIEALGHQLKVYNYSSEKAKMFVPFARLLRMWDERPEDFDEYEVHSLHWVFKWVSSGMLGQPHIPLASIEKWLGEMEHRYRLAGHSERAVRSAEFSVASHVGDLARAERAYAAWLAADRDTMADCHACELHTQGEWQVQQERYAEALDLWEPVLEGEFTCAHEPHTVLASSLTPLLRLGRADEARAHHLRGFRLVRPMESMRGAYADHVEFCALSGNEARGLELLAERPAYFTDSGNPRSGLDFLSVVALLMDRLTELGLGDQQVPGPAGRAWTARELAAHARVETLSLAARFDERNGTTHVGDQARARMDQQPLVERLPLGVRSAARPVAAPVPTAAPEVIPEKDLTALLTEARRLSDTLQPHAVEAWLAVSQASEGVELSARDRAEIADHQAMDRGPEGIALFDRAAGLFAEAGDPGEAWAARARGAYVRALTGEVDEAFAAIAEPYDGVLALYAEDGTGVRQTAAVLMSRARILMRRVHGDSPDHKPDSADLAAAEAAVREVLALVEGRPLPGDVDDVRLAARGAEGQAMLAELAVRAGDVETAVRLFSKASTAFVVAGLPWFAVEYEARLAGLAHHLGDVTEAERALRAALEHGGPYLEAPGRAQLHLQLAEVLGGRGRSEEAAEHALEAAHWSDEAGEGPTLGAWARHQLGGFLLRQGRWAEAAEVLESALPDLSVETHGDGAIVQTQWWLGDCLSELGEHRAAAERRLQAAEIARHWPEQNDHATLAHLAAESLGHAELPAEADQAYERAGDLWRSLGNVHGLVRSLRARAWLALRADRADRGLDRARELMAGAIQECEAALLVTDDQEARQRLTGELGHTHRQFGELLARSVAEEAEDTAIQAAFEDALTQTAESVTVFAALGEGAVHTRTGAELAAGWLEADLSRPADAAARARGVLKAYEGADDGDETVRARRAEAEQLLQLMEEQTEK